Genomic segment of Corythoichthys intestinalis isolate RoL2023-P3 chromosome 7, ASM3026506v1, whole genome shotgun sequence:
caatctattgtgataaaacaacaaaattgcagtaactgccttaaccatcaaagtgaagtctaactgtaactgtagtcttgaaacaaatctgaataaggaaaaatattgcagtaaaataatgcaaactggttaaacttgagaggagctgagatctgtcaagacagaacatcgcttcaatgatatctggcgccatctagcgttgtgaatgggtataatgtctagaccgcgaatataagacaacccccactttttgagtcttatttcaatgcgaaaaacaccgtcttatattagggccaatacggtaaatgattaaaaacctgacgaagctggcgatgtcTTTGGCGATGGTTGTCACCTTTActaataaagactggcaaacgaaggtcggaggagtattgtcaagcagttcatggacacgcaccccacgctcatatttttccattggtaagcctcaccttttttcgtttttcaccgcctgctttaacattcttggaacccatgttgatttctctcacaagaaaatccgtctTGCATGCGAGCGTTTGGTCGGATGtataaacaaatggcgagtcaaattttacgttggatgtcgaaaagatcgcgtgTTGAAGTGATCGCATGTCGCGGTACCACtgcaattagcacagaacatgaattttgattgtaatttacatcattagcgctgcaatgtatgctaggaggcatgttggacgacaacagtgttgacaccaggtggcagcagaggttgactgactCCCCCAATGGACTCCCTTGCTTCTTGAAGCAGTGaatctttgcagccaattggttcaaagcctcatggggttcatttggtcttatgatagtcttatgatgccgctgtcaaataaagtgttacctgttagtaatcttttggtgtaaatatcccatgatacagtgaggacagctgcgattTATATTCCAGTGCCGcttatcgatgaacaaatgcagtttttgtgtcaaatttggtgggtgttcgcttatagtcaggtgtaccGTATATTCCAAAAATTACAGAAAGTGGTTTATCATTTCCATCAACAAAAAAGTGTGATTAACATGAAATCTCTCACATTCTATTGGTGCTACAGAAATAAATTTGGAGCAATATGCAGTATactgtgttgttaataacggcgttacaatataacggcgtcacactaacggcgttatttttttcagtagtgggtaatctaattaattacttttctcatcttggcaacgccgttaccgttactgaggacggaaaggcatgcgttactatgcgttactatattggtcgaaaagtctgatggAGACGGActaaccgagacgacagagcagagcaggagtagggaggaggcaagaaagttgtgacgccgagcaaacgcaatgctaggtagctccaataatacatgttgtagccgatagcctacaaactacgcccgcatgttatggtagatatggtagatatggtagacatggtagatatcacatgtactgtacatagatataactagatgcaaaatgacagacatggcactaaatgagttagtagacagccgccatcttaaagcagtagactttttaggacggctctgttgtagagaaccttcctagcgaacctaagtaactttttatctaaaatacttctaaatcggcaaaatcttgacttgaatctatctttaaatgatgaaacagttttaaaactttcatatgtcgaaagtatagagaagggaactaatgcaataatgggagcaattttaacaacttttaacagttgattcaaggtaaagggtaaattagggtaaagaattgggctcgggccaattgtatcaaaaaccttcacaacctTCACATcgcgtggccaatgtttttttttttccctcaaaaaaaaaaaaaagtaattatcaccgattactttgccaagtaactaattactcttacattcaggtaattgagttataacgcaattactttttgggagaagtaatttgtaactataattaattactttttttcagtaagattaacaacactgtgcagggccggagtgggactcattttcggccctggaatttcatgcctcagaccggcccactcatttaaaattatgtcattatgcatacacgtgttaagttcagtgttctctaaagccgtgtactgtaattctgtgtattccaattcagtgcaggtaatggttgtttaacaaggtggctctattttaacaagtgcaaaacaacatattttgaacaaatttaaaaatggatttaaaaaaaaaaactatattaaatgatacatttgaaaaataaattaggccagtcaaacgattaaaaattttgatcaagttaattacagcttaaaaattaatcgtaattaatcgcaattcaaaccatctataaaatatgccatatttttctgtaaattattgttggaatggaaagataagacacaagatggatataaacattcaacataaggtacataaggactgtatttgtttattataacaataaatcaacaagatggcattaacattatgaacattctgttaaagccatccatggatagaaagacttgtagttcttaaaagataaatgttagtacaagttatagaaatgttatattaaaacccctcttaatgttttcgttttaataaaatttgtaaaattttcaatcaaaaaataaactagtagcccgccattgttgatgtcaataattacttacacaatgctcatgggtgctgaatcctataaaatcagtcacacccaagcgccagcagagggcggcaaaactccataaaacacaattaacaagtgggcatgtcattgtactgtcatttaaatctgtctgagcagggcatgtgcgttaattgcgtcaaatattttaacgtgattcatttaaaaaaataattaccgcccgttaacccgataattttgacagccctaaaataaatgaatcaataagaccttttctgcaacatcaaatattaacaaaatgagtgcttacagataaaacaaacatagcaacataacaatgtgaaaaataaagaatacgtattgcacattataacaacttctaatgatactattatccattttccatttccactttaaaaacgccacgtaaatGATTACATTAATTCTAATGTTaactcgctgaacgacatggcaatcctaccttccagctctgcacctgtggtgtgttcattatggctaatgcttgctgctacatatcccttgtgaggtgctacaagaagccaaagtttccacaattacatattgtcgtatcacacggtgcaagttgcattttattcgccatctggccttaccactttcgttgtaatcctctgtagtttgaggcagcaaggtcgttgcatgaaaaaaaaacagctatttttgcgcattttgccgattctttcacgagtgcttttctctttttaattcttatttttcagcgccacccttgctctttttatccatccgagcaccgaattagcagctaatttggctcaatacagactacaattagggggcggagctgcatgctgtatttttcgtctgctcacgtgaggatgagtctggaaaaaaaaaatagtttttttttttttttttaagacggcccacagggacagcggtaacagaatgtaagttatactcagtgacactgtcacaaataaataccaaacaaaaaatgataacagtgtaatttttttttttttttttaaataaaacccggaccggcccatctggccggccggcccttctggaatcgtccagaagctcccgattagtcactccgggcctgacTGGCAGTATAACAAAGAGGAAACTCAATTACTAAGCTCAAAAGTTATATGTGATTGGCCGACTGCCTCCCCAAACAGGTCTGATTGACTTGAAATTTCCCATGACACTTTTTTGTGTTGACATTAGTGGTATCACAATCAGGTGGAATGGCGTGTTTGGTAAATAATTGTCTAAGTCAGCTCTAGCCTACTTTAAAGTGCACTCACTCGTGTGAACTGTGTTGGAATTGTTTCGTTTTATAGCTTGTGGTTGTGTTTTTACTATTGCTACTTCGCTAACCTGACGAGCGGCGTTGAGACAAGTTCAAGGGGTGGGCACTTGTATGGAGCCAAGCTTGGGCGGAAAACACAGTTGATGATTAACAGGCAGATGTTATATAGGGCGCGCTAACATGGTGGCGTCTACACTTTACTTCCTTCTCCTCAGCCTGCGTCAGCTTCACTATGAACGCCAGTCATATCGCCAAAGCCAGGTTAGGACGCACTTTGCATTACTAATTGCAACACTTGGCAATGTTTGAGGATGAAATTGTGCTAATGATTACCAAATTTAAAACGGATGACATGATGacattttgtacttttactcagAATATTTACAGTGACTGATTTCAAGTGActgatatatttgatttttcaCTGTTATTATGGGTGTAACAATATAAATATGCAGATTGATGTATAGACTGGTTAAGCAAATTCGAATCGAAAACAACCAAAACACAAAATATCAATCATTGTCATCTTTTCACGATGCCGTTTTGTTCAAACATTCAGCAACAAATTTGTTTTGGGATGCATTTTCATATTTGACCACTTAATCATGAAATGGCATCATCTAATTGAATataaaaattactttttttccccacacttcATCAATTAAATGGTCTGTCTTGGCCAAATTGTGGCATTATTAAAAATTGTCATCATATACGTCTCAGCTTTTTTCTGGAGGATAAATAATATATGACTGCAAATGTCTGTTTTGCTGCACTATTCACTATTTTGCTTAAAATGTTGTACGTACCACTGTAACATATTTTAGATGCTAATTAGTGCGTAGTATCTAAAACACTGAATGGCTAAGCTATGTATTGTTGTTTTGAATACACAATGTAAAATTCCTAAATTTTCACAGTATTATGTCCAAATTTAGATGTTTGATTTACTGTatcttttatttcattattccaCGCtcctaattgtttttttcttcttctttttttacaaTGAAATTGGAATCATCGAACTTTCCAATTCAACACAACACTTCAGTTCATTTCTTCATTATTAACACTGAATTTCTGCAAAATGTGAACTATAAAATAAATGTGTAACTCCATTTATCATTCTCTTTATCCTCGTTGCTAATTAAAGTAACATTTTCAAAAGCGATGTCGACAAGACACAACGTCTTATCACAGCCATCGGATTTGCGATGACATATGTTTACCTTGCCGTGGTGTCACGTTCCAGATGGCGCTGTCTTTCTTCTCAAGGTCCAACGGGTCAGGGTCACCCAGGCTCATTCCGAGGCACCGAAACACCACCACCACTGCCGCCCACTGCCAGCATGGTGAGAATTTCAggctttcaatttaaaaagtggACAATGCGCCTAGGATTAACTCGGGCTTTGTTATTATTACGACtgtatactatattccgatatatTCTCTATTCAGGGACTAATACATGATCAGCACACATgctataaaaacaataaaatattatacTGCCGCTCCCTTTTATTGGCGCTTTAACAAGGTCACAGTTTTGATTTTTCCCTGTCTACTTCCTGATGGTGTCCTTTTTTGGCTAACCGGTGTGCACCTGTCTGCAGTCGTGTCCATTGACAAGCCAACGAGAGCGACATTGCCCCGTGTGTCTGCAGGCAGCCAGCTTGCCCGTACAGACCAACTGTGGACATTTATTCTGTGGTATGAGCAAATGCACACACGCATGTAGGGCATGCAAGCTTCTGCCCTAAGCAAGTACATTGTAAGAGTAGCTTTAATGGTCATTTAATCTAAAGTTTGAAGGAAACCTTGGAATTAAACACTTGGCTGCTCTAATAAGATACACTTGTTTTCTTttgctaaaatatgttattaaaaacccataaaatattgccattgatttaaaaatctataatatttagtacatgttttgacctatagagggcgccatgttttatgcgcacaatggacactcggggtgatgacgtagtttgtcactgtcactagacgaacactactggtttactgcaattccttctacacgccgagacgtccaacacatgcacacatcggttaaaagcgacgagtaccgtaattttcggactataagccgctacttttttccttcattttgaatcctcaggcttatagtccagtgcggcttatttttttatttatttgggttaataggtgacACTTTACTtggcagcggcatcataagactgtcataagaccatcataatcatgacatgacacaatcatgggcattactgaatgcttatgatagatgtcattaagtgtcatctggcaaattatgtcactaactccatttatgttcagcttggatcttttacatccattcaaaagtaagataatttgctggatatactaaatgacatgttataagcattcattaatgctcatgccaGTGTTGTGTCATAATTAGGATCGtctaatggcagtcttatggcgccactgtcaaataaagtgtggcAAATACCAAaactagtaattaatgaaacaactggaacagtaactgaatacataattagcacagaacatgaattttatgtgttatttacatctgttgcgctgcaatgcatgctaggaggcatgttggataacaacagtgttgacagcaaatggcaaagggagcagtgatggccaaatgaagcttcttgatgcCGGTTAATTTGGTTTTATAACGGTCgtatgatgtcgctgtcaaataaagtgttaccggttaatattttttggtgtaaatatcccataatacagtgaggacagctgtgtcttatagtccagttcggcttatgtatgaacaaatgtcgtttttgtgccaaatttggtgggtggtggcttatagtcaggtgagccttatagtgcgaaaattacggtcctgactatttctgtttttattgagtcttttattaccttttcattgcctcaaaataatcTTTGCATGTGTTTACCTCTCatattttaagcattgtgttttcctgtggtagctttaaagcagattgttcatctgttgaccacattagtcacgtagcatatttaaaccacccctaTTTGCTATTACTACGTTTGAGTAATTTCTTAAGCcaactttagtatgttctgtctgtatgcatcaaaACATAACAAgcggaaagcgcacggtagtactctgggcgtcaaattcgcctcatgtagTACGatttgccggtgtagcacattttggaagaaaacagtttatttttcctactctcgtctcgtctcatcccgtctttcctgttcattttgcagtTGCTGCTCGTttcgtgaaatatcgacagtgctgtcatgctcattaatgttcctctcgggtttaaATTGAAAGGGTTTTTTTGTAGTATCTGAATGGGTAGTAatcagaaaacaaaaacaaaacgtgtCTCAACAGCTGACTCGTGACTCAAAGAGGAAAAAGTGATTATGAGGATTATGTGAGGGCAAAATGGAGGCAGATTGTGATCAAATAGCTGTTTTTCAGTGCAAATTGATGCGCTGGCTCCCCACTAGCGTCACACATTTGTTTGTTTAGGTCATCAGCATGACGCGTTCTGTCCGGCGGCCATCTGGTGTCGTTTAATGGCTAACTCTCTGCAGCTGACTCAAATGTGGTGATAGGCAAAAACAATCCAAAACAAATAGGATTTGCAacctttaaacattttttttacttttgattttgtaatgtttactcattttatggctggattcatgatgccatagacagatgtccaatccatttgcaatGATCTTTGGATAGCTATTGCTGTCAataacagccaatgagttcatattTTCCATATTAAAAGTTGTtggaattttaaaatattttaaattctagttttaTAATTTGTATATTCATACTTTTTGTCTGTACTTTTTCAGCATCATGTTTAATCACCTACTGGAGGCACGGCCCATGGTTAGATGCAGTCAACTGCCCTCTCTGTAGACAGAAGGTACTACACTACCGTGTGTGTTGATTTACAATACTATAGTAAACCCACTCTTTTTATAAAACCCTTGGAAAAATTGTACCCCATATAAATGCAGAGGATAATTAGGCCTTACTGCCATGCTTCTAACTATGGCTGCCACAATTAATTGCCTGATCAACAACTATCATAAGTGGTTTAAATCAACTATATTGATAGCTGTTTAGTCCATATTACTTTCTTAGAATGAACATCCATcccccccagtcaaaatggattggatgtcaatcaACGTCAATTAAAGATGTCCGATAATATCAGTCTATAAAAGCATTCATATGGACATCGCTTTTTCATTATCAGTTTGGGCCAAtatggcagtgctgtcatgtccacttattgTTTGCttattttgtttctggtgttttgtTGCCCATTACTGGCGCTTAGTTGTAATTAGTTTTGATAAGTTTCAGCGCATTCTGCTGATGCCGTCATACagtggttggacaaaataatggaaacacataacattttggcatcataatcatcgaacataattgttaaagaatggcatgagaaTCATtttaatgaagttgagcatctcgtatggctgccacaatccccagacctcgaCATCATTGAGCATTTACGGTatgttttagagattcaattaagacgtcgattTCCAACTTTCCCTGGCGCATAGTTTTTGGTTCCAATTCACACTTACAGCTAAAATGTTAAACCTCGAGTGATATAACGATTAACATGTGAGACAATGAGTTGACAATTTTGCAAAAACAACTAACGATTatcaaaatatttacagtatttgtaGCAGCCCTATTTCTACCATGTATAgggattagggttagggttaaaacctaaccctaaaccctacccTAACCCTAATCCTACACCCATGTTACATTGGCGACTTTCAAAACAGCACAAAATGACGTGACATCGCACAAATAATAcaacaaatgaaaataaaaatttaaatgaacAAACGCTGAACTATGCCTACTTTTCCGCAGGTGAGCGTAATGTGTCAGCTCTTTAGCGAGAGTCGACTGGACCGTCAGTCCAAAGATGTAGCGGGCCAAATCAGCGACTACAACAAACGCTATTCGGGTGCGCCCAGACGGGTCAGTAATTTCTAACTCGTTCACTGCTATCAACGTTTGATCCGTTTTGAACGGGAGCGATTATTCGCTGCtaacctctcccagtcaaaatggattggacggcgatatccgtcaatggcaacctatGACTAAAAGAAAATTACAATGATAAAAACATTTCAGATACGAGACTACCTGTCAGACGCgcccctccttcttcagctggcGATCCGTGGCTTGGGTACCCTAGGCGGTCTGGTTTGGCTGTTCTTCCTGAGGGTGGCGCTGTGTTGTGTGGGGACGGCAGTCTCCATGGCCTCACCCTCAGGTTCCCCGAAAGCGCCCACGTCTCTCTGTGGCCTCTTGGGACTGCTAGACGATCTAGTGGTTGTGGTCCTTCTCCTCCTATGCGTCCTCAACGTCAATCATCAGATGGTGCCAGAAAGAGGCCGATCACAAACCGCACCGGTGGTGATCACTTAGAAGAAATTGTACATGTTAGCATCATTTACAAGGTTTCAAACTCAAAAATGGTGTATGATAATCAGCATTCTATTAATTTTGACCTGACATCTCTGTAAATATTTCTGCTGTTTttatgtataaaataaaatatttattggTTTGTCCCAAATCAAAAATGATTCtagtgtttaaaaaatgtataaagttTTACCTTCTCCCCCATTTTCCTGCCATTAATTATTCCCTACAGTAGAGGTCAGTGTTGCCTGGAATGTAGTTGCATAACATataacagacatgtccaaaatccagcccgggggccaaatgcggcccgtggtcaaatttcatccggcccccagcctctgtcataaaatcaataaggtctggcccacacagacttaataaattggtcagcagtactgctaccagcatatgaagtagcttacacactaaatgctgcccctcatttacccactaaaaggcagcagcactctaagcaactttACCCCTTGTGACCCTTTACtgacaattttctaaaatggcgacaatcaacaacaaaaaagtggactgcgacggccgacgcctcaaggttaggtggatattggactatttctttactaaaatacgcaacaactgtgtctgcctcatttgcagagacagtcgctgtttttaaagagttcaatgtaaggcgatattaccaaataagacacgctgacatgtacgacaagattacagggaagaaacgcggcaagaaattgaagcaacttgaagctagtttaatttcacagcagctgtattttgcaagagcctgagagttaaaagagaacaccacaaaggctagttgtgagattgttgaaattattgatttaaaaataataataaagcaaatgtgacaccagaatggcttgctaaaatgtgcttaaatatattgttctacgtggaggacgtcagccaaggtcggccccccacatttttaccacaccaaatctggccctttgcaaaaagtttggacacccctgacatATAGTATTACACTGAAAGTGTGCAACACAAAGTTGGAGTTGCCCGtatgctacaaaaaaaaaagaacgtgaCAATGTtctgtttgaatcatttttcAGGTTTTAAACCTGGGCCTCCAGGGGGCGCAGTTTGCAGGCATAAAGGGGGCATAAAGGGGGCCGTTAATACTCATTGCACCcgggatcagctcacattttttCCACTACTGTACTGTTTGCCttctataaatattttttaaacactacacttttattttttacaatattATGGAGGAAAATCTGAGTTATTTAGATATTAGGTCTGATGAATAAGAAAGAAAAAGGACTATCATTCAGGGTTACTGCTACTCCTTTGCAAAAACCCCCCATGCGGTCAACCTTGATATTAGCTCagtcacaaaaaacaaaactgatgcAAAACCCCATCACAGTAGTGTTGTTTTAAACTAGTCAATTAACATCTTCAACAATGAAACTAGAACATAACCACTTAAAAGCAAAagtgttaaaattttttttaaaaagtaaatattttcaGGTAAATTTCACAAATAGCTGCTCCAAAGCCATCAATAACCTTCTTGTAAACATTTACTACATACTGgagaacatatacagtatgcatTAAATGAaagaacaaaataaacattttttgtgaAAAGTTATACAACTGCTAGCGGCAAATTGAAATAGCCCAAACATTTGACCTTCATAATCCAGTTTTCTGTGCTTGTACTTTTCTGCCTTATGCTAAACCCAAacaagccccccccccctccccaaatGGCTTGTTCTGGTGCCCATCAGACCACGTGGGGCCCTACACACAATGCATTACGTGTATATAGGGAGTGGAGGCTCTGCTGCCATTGACCTGAACTGTATGGAACAAACTGCTTGATTTTGTTTCAGGAACGTGGAAGCCTATGTCAAAATGTAAAACTTCAGTGAAATTTATCACATGAAAAGGCGTTACTGCTCTTTATCTTATAGAGTACGCTTTTCCCCCTGCTTAATTAAACGAAACACATAGTAGTATAGTACTTCATTATTTATCTCCACCAGTCAACGCATGCAGTACAGTTTTGACTTCTCTAGCTactaaaaacaaaattttactcttattttcctcaatattttttaattataattttgcTATTTTGACTTTTCACGTGCTGCTCTTTTCTCCATACAGTTCATGATTAAACAGATATTGGATTATGGTGGCAGTAGTTTAATGATGTTttgaacaacaaaaaacttttaaCAGGAAAATCAAAATCAgcataattaactcattgggtACTATTGACAGatgtccattccatttgaactggacgtCAACTTGAACTATCAACgttaatggcagtcaatgagtttagagtgaaaaaaatacagcagtaacattgaaaagaaaaggaaaaaaagaggtgCATTTAACACTTTTGGCTGCACCAGGCGGCGGCGTTACGAAACATGCGCAGCCAGGGTGATGTCTTCAGCTGGGGGCGGAAGCTACGGGGCGCCCACGGCCACTGCCAGCCCAGCGTGCATCGCTCCGGGTGGGGCATCATGGCCAAGTGTCGGCCGTTCCCGGAGCACAGGCCGGCGATGCCCAGTGGCGAGCCGTTAGGGTTCAAGGGGTACTCCTCGGTGGGTTGGCCGCCATCGTCCAGGTAACGGAGTGGGGCCAGGCCACTTGAGGTGATGTCATCCAGATCCCGGGAATTACGGAATTGCATCAAACCTGCAGGAAAATAGCATGAAATTGTCCTTGAAATGGATCAATTGAAAGGAAATGGATACCGTACCTTCTCCGTGAGCCACCCACACCCCTAGAACTGAGCCCTCCATCCCAGACAGCCACACGGACGGGGACGCCTGGATCCCCACGGTGACGAAGCGAGACTCAAACCTGCCCGACTTGTTGTGGGTCAGAACCACGTTGGATTCTGGAGGATGGACGATAAAACAGCACGCTAAATTAAGAACTTTGAGGAATTGCAACCTTTTctcaa
This window contains:
- the si:dkey-183n20.15 gene encoding RING-HC_RNF170 domain-containing protein isoform X1, giving the protein MNASHIAKARWRCLSSQGPTGQGHPGSFRGTETPPPLPPTASMSCPLTSQRERHCPVCLQAASLPVQTNCGHLFCASCLITYWRHGPWLDAVNCPLCRQKVSVMCQLFSESRLDRQSKDVAGQISDYNKRYSGAPRRIRDYLSDAPLLLQLAIRGLGTLGGLVWLFFLRVALCCVGTAVSMASPSGSPKAPTSLCGLLGLLDDLVVVVLLLLCVLNVNHQMVPERGRSQTAPVVIT
- the si:dkey-183n20.15 gene encoding RING-HC_RNF170 domain-containing protein isoform X2 gives rise to the protein MVASTLYFLLLSLRQLHYERQSYRQSQMALSFFSRSNGSGSPRLIPRHRNTTTTAAHCQHASCLITYWRHGPWLDAVNCPLCRQKVSVMCQLFSESRLDRQSKDVAGQISDYNKRYSGAPRRIRDYLSDAPLLLQLAIRGLGTLGGLVWLFFLRVALCCVGTAVSMASPSGSPKAPTSLCGLLGLLDDLVVVVLLLLCVLNVNHQMVPERGRSQTAPVVIT